One Burkholderiaceae bacterium DAT-1 DNA segment encodes these proteins:
- a CDS encoding SPOR domain-containing protein has translation MQNYAPDRDDADAQREIRQRLFQRLAIAVVLVVIVAIIIGALNRLDEPDKSVARESSNISPVQALKPQSKPITPSPAAKSDETPASTAQPEVVGDHPAPTTTTGAAIPATAATDSKASDTAAPTGAHAPSGSQTPATHAAQGKPNAPNEKHDADTINQPAPAVNAQHPAPHTASNQAAAVNKPAQQVAPAKGASATQSTAQQATSTPSTPAAVPAPAMPTSKPVKQLPQTAEQMITGIASGILPLGAKGYNLQAGVFQSSDNAEKLLSRLRAAGIPARVETRIQIGPFRSREDAVRMENRLREMGIQPILQAPGQ, from the coding sequence ATGCAAAATTACGCGCCAGATCGTGACGACGCCGACGCTCAACGGGAAATCCGGCAGCGACTTTTCCAGCGACTGGCCATTGCCGTCGTGCTGGTCGTCATTGTTGCCATCATCATTGGCGCTCTGAACAGACTCGATGAACCGGACAAATCTGTCGCACGCGAGTCCTCCAACATCAGCCCGGTTCAAGCCCTTAAACCCCAATCCAAACCCATTACGCCGTCCCCTGCCGCCAAGTCAGATGAAACACCAGCCTCCACAGCCCAGCCTGAAGTGGTCGGCGATCATCCAGCACCCACCACGACAACCGGTGCGGCGATTCCCGCAACTGCCGCTACCGACAGCAAGGCAAGCGATACAGCAGCGCCAACAGGCGCTCATGCACCATCCGGTTCCCAGACACCTGCGACACATGCCGCACAGGGCAAACCGAACGCACCCAATGAAAAGCATGATGCAGACACCATCAATCAGCCAGCGCCTGCGGTGAATGCTCAGCACCCTGCGCCACATACGGCATCGAACCAAGCAGCCGCGGTGAACAAGCCGGCACAGCAGGTGGCACCCGCAAAGGGCGCGTCAGCCACTCAATCGACGGCGCAGCAAGCCACCTCCACCCCAAGCACACCCGCTGCAGTACCAGCGCCAGCCATGCCCACCAGCAAGCCTGTGAAACAACTTCCACAGACGGCAGAGCAAATGATTACCGGCATCGCCAGTGGCATCCTGCCCCTAGGCGCCAAAGGTTACAATTTACAGGCAGGTGTCTTTCAAAGTAGTGACAATGCAGAAAAATTATTGAGCAGACTGCGCGCAGCAGGGATTCCCGCCCGTGTTGAAACCCGTATTCAGATCGGACCATTCCGTTCCAGGGAAGATGCAGTGCGCATGGAAAACCGACTGCGGGAAATGGGAATCCAGCCGATCTTGCAGGCGCCGGGGCAATAG
- the ndk gene encoding nucleoside-diphosphate kinase: protein MAIERTLSIIKPDAVAKNVIGQIYARFENAGLKIVASRMAHLSRAEAEGFYAVHKERPFFKDLVDFMVSGPVVIQVLEGENAVLKHRDLMGATDPKKAEKGTIRADFAESIDANAVHGSDSLENAANEIAYFFPASHVFAR, encoded by the coding sequence ATGGCTATCGAACGCACCCTGTCGATCATCAAGCCCGATGCAGTTGCAAAGAACGTGATCGGTCAGATCTACGCTCGCTTCGAAAATGCTGGCCTGAAGATCGTTGCTTCGCGCATGGCTCATCTGTCCCGCGCTGAAGCTGAAGGCTTCTACGCAGTGCACAAAGAGCGTCCTTTCTTCAAGGATCTGGTTGATTTCATGGTGTCCGGTCCGGTCGTAATCCAAGTGCTGGAAGGCGAGAACGCAGTTCTGAAGCACCGCGATCTGATGGGTGCCACCGACCCGAAGAAGGCAGAGAAGGGCACCATCCGTGCTGACTTCGCTGAATCCATCGACGCAAACGCCGTGCACGGTTCCGACAGCCTGGAAAATGCAGCGAACGAAATCGCTTATTTCTTCCCGGCTTCGCACGTGTTCGCACGCTAA
- the rlmN gene encoding 23S rRNA (adenine(2503)-C(2))-methyltransferase RlmN — protein sequence MSVNLLDFDAARFAEFLAERGEKPFRAKQLMRWIHHFGESDFGNMTDIAKVTREKLAAEAVIAPPRLMTEQASSDGTRKWLLDVGTGNGVETVFIPEDDRGTLCVSSQVGCALECTFCSTGRQGFNRNLTTAEIIGQLWWANRALGRDPKGDRIISNVVMMGMGEPLANFDNVVAAMNIMLDDNAYGLSRRRVTLSTSGIVPAMDRLREACPVALAVSLHAPNDPLRDEIVPINKKYPLRELMAACERYLEKAPRDFITFEYVMLDGVNDTLEHAKQLLALVKHVPCKFNLIPFNPFPNSGYDRSRPDSIRRFRDRLIEAGYIVTVRKTRGDDIDAACGQLAGQVLDKTKRTLRLKQLDDQGDSLTN from the coding sequence ATGTCTGTCAATTTGCTGGATTTTGATGCTGCCCGTTTTGCCGAATTTCTGGCTGAGCGTGGCGAGAAGCCATTTCGTGCCAAACAGCTGATGCGCTGGATTCATCATTTTGGTGAGTCAGACTTCGGCAATATGACCGACATCGCCAAGGTAACACGCGAAAAGCTTGCAGCCGAGGCGGTCATTGCGCCGCCCCGGTTGATGACCGAGCAAGCTTCATCCGATGGCACCCGTAAGTGGTTGCTGGATGTGGGTACCGGTAACGGTGTCGAAACTGTTTTTATCCCTGAAGATGATCGCGGTACGCTGTGCGTGTCGAGTCAGGTGGGGTGTGCGCTGGAGTGCACTTTCTGCTCGACGGGTCGTCAGGGCTTCAATCGTAATCTCACCACCGCCGAAATCATCGGCCAATTGTGGTGGGCAAATCGTGCGCTAGGTCGTGATCCTAAAGGTGATCGCATCATCTCCAATGTGGTAATGATGGGGATGGGTGAGCCGCTGGCCAATTTCGACAATGTCGTTGCGGCCATGAATATCATGCTGGACGACAATGCTTACGGATTGTCACGTCGTCGCGTCACGCTATCTACGTCTGGTATTGTTCCTGCCATGGATCGTCTGCGTGAAGCGTGTCCTGTGGCATTGGCTGTCAGCTTGCATGCGCCCAACGATCCCTTGCGCGACGAAATCGTCCCGATCAACAAGAAATATCCACTGCGTGAGCTGATGGCTGCGTGTGAACGCTACCTCGAAAAGGCGCCGCGCGACTTCATTACCTTCGAATATGTGATGCTTGATGGCGTGAATGACACGCTCGAGCATGCAAAGCAGCTGCTGGCGCTTGTCAAGCATGTGCCATGCAAGTTCAATCTGATACCGTTCAACCCGTTCCCGAATTCAGGGTACGATCGGTCCCGTCCTGATTCAATCAGACGTTTCCGTGACCGATTGATCGAAGCAGGGTACATTGTGACCGTGCGCAAGACGCGTGGTGACGATATTGATGCTGCATGTGGTCAACTGGCTGGCCAGGTACTGGATAAAACAAAACGTACTTTGCGTTTAAAGCAGCTCGATGATCAGGGCGATAGCCTGACAAACTGA
- the pilW gene encoding type IV pilus biogenesis/stability protein PilW encodes MKCIRKLLAGVWLVACLPAWAEVDHIEVAKIRTELAANYFQRGQFEVALEELNHALGAAGSFAPAYGLRALIYTELRDYATANEAFLRALHYAGNDSDINHNYGWFLCMRMNKPAESIKYFTAALQNPLYASPARTQAVGAHCAVSAGKLELAQDWISRASRFNPNNTDLMLSQAEYALAGGDLISARRYLNRFNQASPQTSTSLWLGVRLEHKAGDMPARDKLARELKNAFTDSFEASLLAAGKFE; translated from the coding sequence ATGAAATGCATCCGGAAACTATTGGCTGGAGTTTGGTTAGTCGCCTGTTTACCTGCTTGGGCAGAGGTAGACCATATTGAAGTCGCCAAGATTCGGACAGAGCTTGCTGCCAACTATTTCCAGCGCGGACAGTTTGAGGTTGCGCTGGAAGAGCTGAATCATGCGCTGGGTGCAGCAGGCTCATTTGCGCCTGCATATGGTTTGCGTGCGCTGATTTATACCGAATTGCGCGATTATGCGACTGCCAACGAGGCATTTCTGCGCGCCCTGCATTATGCGGGCAACGATTCAGACATTAATCACAATTACGGCTGGTTTTTGTGCATGCGCATGAATAAACCGGCAGAATCTATCAAATATTTCACAGCGGCACTTCAAAATCCCCTGTACGCTTCTCCCGCACGTACGCAGGCGGTCGGCGCGCATTGTGCGGTTTCAGCGGGGAAGCTGGAACTCGCGCAGGATTGGATTTCACGCGCTTCACGATTTAATCCGAATAACACTGATTTAATGCTGAGTCAGGCCGAATATGCACTTGCAGGTGGCGACCTGATCTCGGCGCGGCGGTATCTGAACCGGTTTAATCAGGCATCTCCCCAGACATCTACCTCACTGTGGCTCGGGGTGCGTCTTGAACATAAGGCCGGGGATATGCCTGCGCGCGATAAGCTGGCGCGCGAGCTGAAAAATGCATTCACTGACAGCTTTGAGGCAAGCCTCCTGGCTGCAGGCAAATTCGAATAA
- a CDS encoding DUF4115 domain-containing protein — protein MTVMNQSEQELNEGVLASAVETSSAGAVLSEQRKIAGLSVADVASKLKLSARQIEALEANRYDQLPGNTFVRGFVRNYARILEVDAMPLLEYLDSHLPKEVPQSALPRLADQHLPVLRPDGGKGGVGGRFIAAGVMLGALAAGGFYVYQRGLEPKLIMAETETPAPPALVQPVQQADLVKSDVPQMDAAATAQQAGGTTDGAAPLAADAAQSTAPAVTGTTPVDVKDAPKAGANSAPVVADSTRQEAGRPVAGALPKSEPKPDTKPVVENKPAEIKVATADAKKVSDQSPADAKGDIRLVAHEEAWVQITDATGKRLLNELVPAGTTRIVGGVAPYKARIGNAGQTELYYKGKPTDLTSRTKVNVANLDLP, from the coding sequence ATGACAGTCATGAATCAAAGCGAACAAGAATTGAATGAGGGCGTGCTTGCATCTGCAGTGGAGACCTCTTCCGCAGGCGCAGTGCTTTCAGAGCAGCGCAAAATTGCAGGGTTATCGGTTGCTGATGTAGCGTCAAAGCTAAAGCTATCAGCTCGACAGATCGAGGCCCTCGAAGCAAATCGCTACGATCAGCTTCCGGGTAATACGTTTGTTCGCGGATTTGTACGGAACTATGCACGCATTCTGGAAGTGGATGCGATGCCATTACTCGAATACCTGGATAGTCATCTTCCTAAGGAAGTTCCGCAGTCGGCGCTGCCTCGCCTGGCAGATCAGCATCTTCCGGTGTTGCGTCCTGATGGTGGCAAAGGCGGTGTCGGCGGACGATTTATCGCGGCTGGCGTTATGCTTGGCGCGCTTGCAGCAGGTGGATTCTACGTTTACCAGCGAGGTCTGGAACCTAAGCTGATTATGGCAGAGACCGAAACGCCAGCGCCCCCTGCCTTGGTGCAGCCGGTGCAGCAGGCTGATCTCGTCAAGAGTGATGTCCCGCAGATGGATGCAGCCGCTACCGCACAGCAGGCAGGTGGTACGACAGATGGCGCTGCACCCTTGGCCGCAGATGCAGCACAGTCCACAGCACCCGCTGTTACTGGGACGACACCTGTCGATGTAAAAGACGCACCCAAGGCAGGCGCAAATTCCGCCCCGGTGGTCGCCGATTCCACTCGGCAAGAAGCAGGGCGCCCGGTAGCTGGAGCGTTGCCCAAATCGGAACCAAAGCCTGATACCAAGCCTGTTGTTGAAAATAAACCAGCTGAAATAAAGGTAGCGACCGCAGATGCCAAAAAGGTGTCCGATCAGTCTCCCGCGGACGCAAAGGGTGACATTCGTCTGGTTGCGCACGAAGAGGCATGGGTGCAGATTACCGATGCGACGGGTAAACGATTGTTGAATGAGCTGGTGCCCGCCGGCACAACGCGCATTGTTGGTGGTGTTGCGCCCTACAAGGCCCGGATCGGAAATGCGGGGCAAACCGAGCTCTATTACAAGGGCAAGCCGACCGACCTGACTTCGCGCACCAAGGTCAATGTGGCCAATCTGGATTTGCCGTAA
- the ispG gene encoding flavodoxin-dependent (E)-4-hydroxy-3-methylbut-2-enyl-diphosphate synthase, whose product MALTRRESRRMLVGGVVVGGGAPVVVQSMTNTDTADAEATAVQAFQLWQAGSELVRITVNSPEAAAQVSAIRARLDEMGCPVPLIGDFHFNGHKLLAQYPDCAAALAKYRINPGNVGKGSKRDEQFAAMIETAIRFDKPVRIGVNWGSLDQQMLARMMDENAHAAVPLGPDALMREALIRSALESAAKAEELGLPGDRICISCKVSNVQDLILVYRSLGQRCSYPLHLGLTEAGMGSKGIVASTAALSILLQEGIGDTIRVSLTPEPGEARTKEVVVAQEILQTMGIRSFTPLVTACPGCGRTTSTYFQELAQKIQTWLREQMPAWRSQYPGVETLNVAVMGCVVNGPGESKLANIGISLPGTGEVPVAPVYVDGEKNVTLKGDHIAEEFQALVARYVQEHYAEGGRLRRQHTVIPLKPLA is encoded by the coding sequence ATGGCTTTAACTCGTCGCGAATCCCGACGTATGCTGGTGGGTGGTGTGGTTGTCGGTGGAGGTGCCCCGGTTGTGGTTCAGTCCATGACCAATACGGATACCGCAGATGCCGAAGCCACGGCAGTCCAGGCTTTTCAGTTATGGCAAGCTGGCTCCGAGCTCGTCCGCATTACAGTCAACTCACCAGAGGCGGCGGCACAGGTATCCGCAATTCGCGCCCGTCTGGATGAGATGGGATGTCCTGTACCGCTGATTGGCGACTTTCATTTCAATGGCCACAAATTACTTGCGCAGTATCCCGATTGTGCTGCCGCACTGGCTAAATATCGCATCAATCCTGGCAATGTAGGCAAAGGCAGCAAGCGAGACGAGCAATTTGCCGCCATGATTGAAACGGCCATCCGTTTCGACAAGCCGGTTCGCATTGGTGTGAACTGGGGAAGTCTGGATCAGCAGATGCTGGCGCGGATGATGGACGAGAATGCACATGCGGCGGTACCGCTGGGCCCTGATGCGCTGATGCGTGAAGCGCTCATTCGTTCGGCGCTAGAGAGCGCCGCCAAGGCCGAAGAACTGGGCTTGCCCGGTGATCGCATCTGTATCTCCTGCAAAGTCTCCAATGTTCAGGATTTGATTCTCGTATACCGCTCGCTGGGGCAGCGATGCAGCTATCCGCTACATCTTGGTCTGACTGAAGCGGGCATGGGTTCGAAGGGAATTGTCGCATCAACCGCTGCCCTGTCAATTCTGTTGCAGGAGGGGATTGGTGACACGATTCGTGTCTCGCTGACACCTGAGCCCGGAGAGGCTCGCACCAAGGAAGTTGTGGTTGCGCAGGAAATTCTGCAGACCATGGGGATTCGTTCGTTTACCCCGCTGGTGACGGCATGTCCCGGGTGTGGTCGCACGACATCGACCTATTTTCAGGAGTTGGCGCAGAAAATCCAGACATGGCTGCGCGAGCAAATGCCGGCCTGGCGCAGTCAGTATCCGGGTGTCGAAACGCTGAATGTGGCTGTGATGGGGTGTGTGGTCAACGGCCCGGGTGAGTCAAAGCTGGCCAATATCGGTATTTCCTTACCGGGAACGGGTGAGGTGCCGGTGGCGCCCGTCTATGTAGATGGCGAAAAAAATGTCACATTGAAGGGTGATCACATTGCTGAAGAGTTTCAGGCATTGGTTGCTCGCTATGTGCAGGAACATTACGCAGAGGGTGGCCGTTTGCGCAGACAGCACACCGTGATCCCCCTCAAGCCGCTGGCCTGA
- the hisS gene encoding histidine--tRNA ligase, with product MADKIERIKGFYDILPDDAALWLKLEEAGRKVLAQYGYRNIRMPVVEDTALFVRGVGEHTDIVEKEMYSWTDALNSDRLTLRPEGTAGCVRAVVESNLTYNGPQRLWYIGPMFRHEKPQKGRQRQFHQLGAEAFGFADAEVDAEQIIMLARLWRELGIADVELHLNTIGDAPERAAYRQTLIAYFEQHMDVLDEDARRRLHANPLRILDSKNPAMQAVIEAAPRLFDTLGEDTRSHFERVCRRLDAAGVKYVFNHRLVRGLDYYNRTVFEWVTTRLGSQGTIAGGGRYDGLVEQLGGKPTPACGFGLGLERVFLLMQEYGVQAAAELDAYMVVAGDKAAAVAPQVAEQLRDAGLRIAMHVGGGSFKSQMKKADASGAPWAIIIGDDEAEQGVAALKHLRDADRAQQTLAVMELAAAMTA from the coding sequence ATGGCTGACAAGATTGAACGCATCAAGGGCTTTTACGACATTCTGCCCGATGACGCGGCGCTCTGGCTGAAGCTGGAAGAGGCGGGTCGCAAGGTGCTCGCTCAGTACGGCTATCGTAATATCCGCATGCCGGTAGTAGAGGACACTGCACTGTTTGTGCGTGGTGTAGGCGAGCACACTGATATCGTCGAAAAGGAAATGTACTCCTGGACTGACGCGCTCAATAGTGATCGTTTGACACTGCGTCCCGAAGGAACTGCAGGGTGTGTGCGTGCCGTGGTTGAGTCCAATCTCACCTATAACGGTCCGCAGCGCCTGTGGTATATCGGACCCATGTTCCGTCATGAAAAACCGCAAAAGGGTCGTCAGCGGCAGTTTCATCAGCTCGGCGCCGAAGCATTCGGGTTCGCCGACGCTGAAGTTGATGCCGAACAGATCATCATGCTGGCGCGCCTGTGGCGCGAATTGGGCATTGCCGATGTCGAGCTGCACCTGAATACCATTGGCGATGCGCCGGAACGAGCGGCATATCGCCAGACCCTGATCGCCTATTTCGAGCAGCATATGGACGTGCTCGATGAGGATGCACGCCGTCGTTTGCATGCGAATCCGCTGCGTATTCTCGACAGCAAGAATCCGGCGATGCAGGCAGTGATCGAAGCTGCGCCGCGCCTATTTGATACGCTCGGCGAGGATACTCGCAGTCATTTTGAACGCGTATGCAGGCGTCTGGATGCGGCCGGCGTGAAGTACGTGTTCAATCATCGTCTTGTGCGCGGGCTGGATTATTACAACCGCACCGTGTTCGAGTGGGTGACGACCCGCCTTGGCTCTCAGGGTACGATTGCAGGTGGCGGCCGGTACGATGGTCTGGTCGAGCAACTTGGTGGTAAGCCCACCCCGGCATGTGGCTTCGGACTTGGTCTGGAGCGCGTCTTTCTGCTGATGCAGGAGTACGGTGTGCAGGCTGCGGCTGAGCTGGATGCCTATATGGTGGTGGCGGGTGACAAGGCAGCAGCTGTGGCACCGCAAGTCGCAGAGCAATTGCGTGACGCAGGGCTTCGCATTGCGATGCATGTCGGAGGCGGAAGCTTCAAGTCGCAAATGAAAAAGGCAGATGCATCAGGTGCGCCTTGGGCAATCATCATTGGTGATGATGAGGCTGAGCAGGGTGTGGCGGCACTCAAGCATTTACGCGATGCTGACCGCGCACAACAGACGCTGGCTGTCATGGAACTTGCGGCAGCAATGACTGCCTGA
- a CDS encoding tetratricopeptide repeat protein, with protein sequence MAAFDLQEQEQLASFKAWWHSWGQYLAIGVFALSVAYVGSKGWQGIQSDRGAKAADAFAPVAEAIKSHDFAKTDSALKAFILDQSGSPLAARGQLELAKMAFESGKLDDARKALDWVIANSKESALVDTASIRLANVLLDQKQYDAALAAVKAPKNLTFDRLFAETRGDILSIKGDVAGARTAYNDAIKTMEKDAPARKLIEIKLSGLGG encoded by the coding sequence ATGGCAGCTTTTGATTTGCAGGAACAGGAACAACTCGCGTCTTTCAAGGCATGGTGGCACAGCTGGGGGCAGTACTTGGCGATTGGTGTTTTCGCACTGTCTGTTGCCTATGTGGGTAGCAAAGGTTGGCAAGGCATACAGTCCGATCGTGGTGCAAAGGCAGCAGATGCATTCGCGCCAGTAGCCGAAGCCATTAAGTCGCACGACTTTGCCAAAACAGATAGCGCGTTGAAGGCGTTCATTCTCGATCAGTCGGGTAGTCCGCTTGCGGCGCGAGGCCAGCTGGAACTCGCCAAGATGGCATTTGAATCGGGTAAGCTTGACGATGCGCGCAAGGCGCTGGATTGGGTAATCGCCAATTCCAAAGAGTCCGCCCTTGTTGACACTGCTTCCATTCGTTTGGCCAATGTTTTGCTCGATCAAAAGCAATATGATGCGGCACTGGCGGCAGTCAAAGCACCGAAGAACCTGACTTTTGATCGTCTGTTTGCCGAAACCCGTGGTGATATTCTGTCTATCAAGGGCGATGTGGCGGGTGCGCGTACAGCGTACAATGACGCGATCAAAACAATGGAAAAAGATGCGCCCGCACGCAAGCTGATCGAAATCAAGTTATCTGGTCTGGGAGGTTGA
- the bamB gene encoding outer membrane protein assembly factor BamB → MNLRHFSLLAVLGLAACAGTDNAPQPTPLEKIESRASLTPVWRNSHASAGLYRFVPDQENNRLFVASAEKGVIAYGMDDGREENRFRPEEGIAGGVLADKGLVMVGSIKGRLFAFDQVSGALKWKAQLSSEIVSPPVSAEGAVIVRTGDGKITALNIADGQQRWRYEVRMPALVLRTYAPATLADGAAFIGVPGGKVIALSLADGRLIWEAAVAQPKGATELDRVADVASSPVINNGQVCAAAFQGKVACFAAANGNQIWSRELSSFAGVAMDRERVYVTDETGNVVAYDRNSGRSLWKQEKLYGRHVTGPTVYNGNVVVGDLEGVVHVLSAEDGSFLTRQTTDKSPIKVAPRVIGGKLVVQTSDGGVYAFASK, encoded by the coding sequence GTGAATCTGCGTCACTTCTCATTACTGGCAGTACTGGGTTTGGCTGCGTGTGCAGGTACCGATAACGCGCCGCAACCTACTCCGCTGGAAAAAATCGAATCGCGTGCTTCGTTGACTCCGGTCTGGCGGAACAGTCACGCGTCTGCTGGCCTGTACCGATTCGTACCTGATCAAGAAAACAACCGTCTGTTCGTAGCAAGTGCCGAAAAGGGCGTGATTGCATATGGAATGGATGATGGCCGCGAAGAGAACCGTTTCCGGCCTGAAGAAGGTATTGCGGGGGGCGTACTGGCGGACAAGGGCTTGGTCATGGTTGGCTCGATCAAGGGCCGCCTGTTTGCATTTGATCAGGTAAGTGGCGCGTTGAAGTGGAAAGCACAACTGTCGAGCGAGATCGTATCTCCGCCGGTGAGTGCCGAAGGCGCCGTGATTGTGCGCACGGGCGATGGCAAGATTACCGCCCTGAATATTGCAGATGGTCAGCAGCGCTGGCGGTATGAAGTACGTATGCCGGCATTGGTATTGCGTACCTATGCACCTGCTACGCTTGCTGATGGCGCTGCCTTCATCGGTGTGCCTGGTGGCAAAGTGATTGCGTTGTCGCTGGCAGACGGGCGCCTGATCTGGGAGGCGGCAGTGGCGCAACCCAAGGGGGCGACAGAACTGGATCGCGTTGCAGATGTAGCATCCTCTCCCGTGATTAACAATGGTCAGGTGTGTGCTGCAGCCTTTCAGGGCAAAGTAGCCTGTTTTGCGGCTGCAAATGGCAACCAGATATGGTCGCGTGAATTGTCATCCTTTGCCGGGGTGGCGATGGATCGCGAGCGAGTGTACGTCACCGATGAAACCGGTAACGTAGTGGCCTATGATCGTAATAGTGGCCGTTCGCTCTGGAAGCAGGAAAAGTTGTATGGCCGGCATGTTACCGGTCCAACCGTGTATAACGGCAATGTGGTGGTTGGCGATCTGGAAGGTGTGGTACATGTGCTGTCTGCAGAAGATGGCTCTTTCCTGACCCGTCAGACCACGGATAAGTCTCCGATCAAGGTTGCCCCGCGAGTGATTGGCGGCAAGCTGGTTGTGCAGACCTCGGATGGCGGTGTTTACGCCTTCGCGAGCAAGTGA
- the der gene encoding ribosome biogenesis GTPase Der: MKPTVALVGRPNVGKSTLFNRLTKTRDALVADMPGLTRDRHYGHGKVGSKPYLVVDTGGFEPVADDGILHEMARQTLQAIDEADAVVFIVDARVGLTPQDKLIANRLRQLSQPVQLVVNKAEGMNSAVVSAEFFELGLGEPWPISASHGEGVRNLMESVLSTFEVDPDEAEPDHPRFAIIGRPNVGKSTLVNAILGEERVIAFDQPGTTRDSIEIEFERNDRKYTIIDTAGVRRRAKVYDAIEKFSVVKTMQAIEDANVAVLVLDARLDVSDQDAHIAGFALEAGRALVVAVNKWEGLDQYRRDQVRRDIARKLSFLDFAKFHFISALQGQGVGDLFASIDQAYAAAMVNLPTPKLTRALQLAVEKQQPPRAGLVRPKLKYAHQGGVNPPVVVVHGTALEAIPASYWRYLEHSFLKMFKLQGTPLRVQYKKSVNPYDDKKSEVRKMSFLEHRRAKKAAS; encoded by the coding sequence ATGAAACCAACCGTCGCCCTTGTAGGGCGTCCCAATGTCGGCAAATCGACACTGTTCAATCGTCTGACCAAAACGCGTGATGCGTTGGTTGCCGACATGCCGGGCCTGACCCGTGACCGTCACTATGGTCACGGCAAGGTCGGTAGCAAGCCGTATCTCGTCGTGGATACCGGGGGCTTCGAGCCCGTGGCCGATGACGGTATCCTCCATGAAATGGCGCGTCAAACGCTGCAAGCGATTGATGAAGCCGACGCTGTAGTGTTCATCGTGGATGCGCGCGTTGGGCTGACCCCGCAAGATAAGCTGATTGCCAATCGCTTGCGCCAGTTGTCCCAGCCGGTGCAGCTGGTTGTGAACAAGGCTGAAGGGATGAATTCAGCTGTTGTTTCTGCAGAGTTCTTTGAGCTTGGCCTGGGCGAGCCTTGGCCAATTTCGGCTAGTCATGGCGAAGGCGTGCGCAATCTGATGGAGTCAGTGTTGTCGACCTTTGAAGTCGATCCTGATGAAGCTGAGCCAGATCATCCGCGTTTCGCCATTATTGGCCGTCCCAATGTCGGTAAATCCACTCTGGTGAACGCTATTCTGGGCGAAGAGCGCGTGATTGCATTTGATCAGCCCGGCACCACGCGTGACTCGATCGAGATCGAATTCGAGCGTAACGATCGCAAATACACCATTATCGATACGGCTGGTGTACGTCGCCGTGCCAAGGTATACGATGCAATCGAGAAATTCTCAGTCGTGAAAACGATGCAGGCGATCGAAGATGCCAACGTGGCAGTCTTGGTGCTGGATGCGCGCCTGGATGTGTCCGATCAGGACGCCCATATTGCCGGCTTCGCGCTGGAAGCAGGACGTGCATTGGTGGTCGCGGTGAATAAGTGGGAGGGCCTCGATCAATATCGTCGCGATCAGGTGCGTCGCGATATTGCCCGTAAACTGTCTTTCCTCGATTTTGCAAAATTTCACTTTATTTCAGCTTTGCAAGGCCAGGGTGTGGGCGATTTGTTCGCAAGCATCGATCAAGCCTATGCGGCAGCAATGGTGAATTTGCCCACTCCGAAATTAACGCGTGCGTTGCAACTCGCGGTGGAAAAACAACAACCGCCACGTGCAGGTCTCGTCAGGCCAAAACTCAAGTATGCTCACCAGGGTGGCGTGAACCCGCCTGTGGTCGTCGTGCATGGTACTGCGCTTGAAGCCATTCCTGCCAGCTACTGGCGCTATCTTGAGCATTCTTTCCTCAAAATGTTCAAATTGCAGGGAACGCCGCTCAGGGTTCAATATAAAAAGAGCGTCAATCCTTACGATGATAAAAAGAGTGAAGTCCGCAAGATGAGTTTCTTGGAACACCGGCGTGCCAAAAAGGCCGCCTCCTGA
- the hfq gene encoding RNA chaperone Hfq, with translation MSAKGQMLQDPFLNILRKEHVPVSIYLVNGIKLQGQIESFDQYVVLLRNTVTQMVYKHAISTVVPARPVSIPYEKDQAAPADA, from the coding sequence ATGAGCGCGAAGGGGCAAATGCTACAAGACCCGTTTCTGAATATCTTGCGCAAGGAACATGTGCCGGTGTCGATCTATCTGGTCAATGGCATCAAGCTGCAAGGGCAGATCGAGTCTTTTGATCAATACGTGGTTCTGCTGCGTAACACCGTGACGCAAATGGTGTACAAGCATGCCATTTCGACCGTCGTGCCTGCGCGTCCGGTCAGCATTCCTTACGAAAAGGATCAAGCTGCGCCTGCTGACGCCTGA